Proteins found in one Arachis stenosperma cultivar V10309 chromosome 8, arast.V10309.gnm1.PFL2, whole genome shotgun sequence genomic segment:
- the LOC130943876 gene encoding universal stress protein PHOS34-like isoform X2, producing MQHNQNVDIDPQLPEIKIHHPSAAVAASTPTPTAGARRKIGVAVDLSDESAHAVRWAVHHYIRPGDAVVLLHVSPTNVLFGADWGSIDLSINTDPVSEEEAVAAANHGGGDNRRKLEDDFDAFTASKAADLARPLREAQIPYKIHIVKDHDMKERLCLEVERLGLSAVIMGSRGFGAVRRGSDGKLGSVSDYCVHHCVCPVVVVRYPDDKDAEVAGSAAAGGGAPAAVAVVKEGEAVIKPVPHEHKKED from the exons atgcagcACAACCAAAATGTCGATATTGACCCTCAGCTCCCCGAAATCAAAATCCACCACCCTTCCGCCGCAGTCGCCGCATCCACCCCGACGCCCACTGCTGGCGCCCGCCGCAAGATCGGCGTAGCAGTCGACCTCTCCGATGAGAGCGCCCACGCCGTTCGCTGGGCGGTCCACCACTACATCCGCCCTGGAGACGCGGTCGTGCTCCTCCACGTCAGCCCTACCAACGTCCTATTCGGCGCCGATTGGGGCTCCATCGACCTCTCAATCAACACTGATCCCGTCTCCGAGGAGGAGGCCGTCGCTGCCGCTAACCATGGCGGCGGAGACAATCGTCGGAAGCTGGAGGACGACTTCGACGCGTTCACGGCGTCGAAGGCGGCGGATCTGGCTCGACCGCTTAGAGAGGCGCAGATTCCTTACAAGATACACATTGTGAAGGATCATGACATGAAGGAGAGGCTGTGTCTCGAGGTTGAGCGGTTAGGGCTCAGCGCCGTCATCATGGGAAGCAGGGGATTTGGCGCCGTCAGACGCGGCAGCGACGGGAAGCTCGGCAGCGTCAGTGATTATTGTGTTCATCACTGCGTCTGTCCCGTTGTGGTTGTACGGTATCCCGATGATAAGGACGCTGAGGTTGCTGGTAGCGCTGCTGCTGGAGGCGGTGCTCCTGCTGCAGTCGCGGTGGTTAAGGAAGGCGAGGCGGTGATCAAGCCGGTTCCGCATGAACATAAAAAAG AGGATTAG
- the LOC130944101 gene encoding NAD-dependent protein deacetylase HST1-like → MEEGNECLCALCGKRAQMLCESDQAKLCWDCDRTVHGANFLVAKHVRVLLCRHCHLPTPWKASGPSLTVTSSLCHPCSSSSSLPVTTAIHDHESEDDESEDDEDEEEEEEDEYEAEEEEGENQVVPLSSASGGGGNTNGYDDGDMSSNTASSFRFNNLKRFQHNNHHNIHHSSISDEDDDDVGCCSSERLGGDNDDEDYMRPFKHRRIFNHRDDIHCHNHRR, encoded by the exons atggAAGAAGGGAATGAGTGTTTGTGCGCGCTGTGTGGAAAGAGGGCTCAGATGCTGTGCGAGTCAGACCAGGCTAAGCTATGCTGGGACTGCGATCGCACCGTTCACGGCGCCAACTTCCTTGTCGCCAAGCACGTCAGAGTGCTCCTCTGCCGCCACTGCCACCTTCCTACTCCCTGGAAGGCTTCTGGTCCCTCCCTCACCGTAACCTCCTCTCTCTGCCAtccttgctcttcttcttcttctcttcccgTCACCACCGCCATTCATGATCATGAATCTGAAGACGATGAATCTGAGGATGATGAAGacgaggaagaggaagaggaagatgaatatgaagcagaggaggaggagggggAGAATCAGGTGGTGCCTTTGTCTTCCGCTTCCGGCGGCGGTGGTAATACTAATGGCTACGATGACGGAGACATGTCTAGCAACACTGCTTCTTCTTTTCGATTCAACAACTTGAAGCGCTTTCAACATAATAATCATCACAACATCCACCATTCTTCTATTTCTGATGAAGAT GACGACGATGTAGGTTGTTGCTCGTCTGAAAGATTAGGAGGAGATAACGATGATGAAGATTATATGAGGCCATTCAAGCACCGTAGAATCTTCAATCACAGGGATGATATACATTGCCATAATCATAGACGGTGA
- the LOC130943877 gene encoding universal stress protein PHOS32-like, which translates to MQHNQNVDIDHQLPEIKIHHPSAASAASTPTPTAGARRKIGVAVDLSDESAYAVRWAVHHYIRPGDAVVLLHVSPTNVLFGADWGSIDLSINTDPVSEEEAVAAANQGSGDNRRKLEDDFDAFTASKAADLARPLREAQIPYKIHIVKDHDMKERLCLEVERLGLSAVIMGSRGFGAVRRGSDGKLGSVSDYCVHHCVCPVVVVRYPDDKDAEVAGNAAAGSGAPAAVVAVKEGEDGEAVIKPVPHEHKKED; encoded by the exons atgcaGCACAACCAAAATGTCGATATTGACCATCAGCTCCCCGAAATCAAAATCCACCACCCCTCCGCCGCATCCGCCGCATCCACCCCGACGCCCACTGCCGGCGCCCGCCGCAAGATCGGTGTAGCCGTCGACCTCTCCGATGAGAGCGCCTACGCCGTCCGCTGGGCGGTCCACCACTACATCCGCCCTGGAGACGCCGTCGTGCTCCTCCACGTCAGCCCTACCAACGTCCTATTCGGCGCCGATTGGGGCTCCATCGACCTCTCCATCAACACTGATCCTGTCTCCGAGGAGGAGGCCGTCGCTGCCGCTAACCAAGGAAGCGGAGACAATCGCCGGAAGCTTGAGGACGACTTCGACGCGTTCACGGCGTCGAAGGCAGCGGATCTGGCTCGGCCGCTTAGGGAGGCTCAGATTCCTTACAAGATCCACATTGTGAAGGATCATGACATGAAGGAGAGGCTGTGTCTCGAGGTTGAGCGGTTAGGGCTCAGCGCCGTCATCATGGGAAGCAGGGGATTTGGCGCCGTCAGGCGCGGCAGCGATGGCAAGCTTGGCAGCGTCAGTGATTACTGTGTTCATCACTGCGTCTGTCCTGTCGTCGTTGTGCGGTATCCTGACGATAAAGACGCTGAGGTTGCTGGTAACGCTGCTGCTGGAAGCGGTGCTCCTGCTGCGGTTGTGGCGGTTAAGGAAGGCGAGGATGGCGAGGCGGTGATCAAGCCGGTTCCGCATGAACATAAAAAAG AGGATTAG
- the LOC130945970 gene encoding uncharacterized protein LOC130945970, translated as MATTTSFLHLMVTDNNNNNNHEDQQPMMDNNPVLSEETTRTRSSNEHGGRIIRSGRNKGARVKPKKPPQRGLGVEQLERLRMQESTFGGNNGGVTMKYGAAAAPSAPRSHVHAGGFQFIPQQVFHGSAVGHFMGNNRSGFSGGSSSSSSSCSSFGSVAMAPVFNPLLGTPLVETSRSELTSIPNLHHHSHLHQPLDFCLKKTRFNNEENVNGSNARKENPLIIWNNGPNFVGYEAPNLDDREEVTEIIKNDEAATDEGVEVVAVHRKGNSVCGRVFMEYEFFPGKDGRGTSSKELEFPTIAAAEAEASPITVPPPPTSTPYRKLPPPSSNSNTNNNIDLSLKLSR; from the exons ATGGCTACTACTACTTCATTTCTGCATCTTATGGTTACtgataacaacaacaacaacaaccatgAAGATCAACAACCCATGATGGATAATAATCCTGTTCTCAGTGAGGAAACAACAAGAACAAGGAGTTCTAATGAACATGGAGGAAGAATCATCAGATCAGGAAGGAATAAAGGTGCTCGTGTCAAACCAAAGAAACCGCCACAAAGAGGCTTAGGTGTTGAACAGCTTGAAAGGTTAAGAATGCAAGAGT CTACTTTTGGTGGTAACAATGGTGGTGTTACTATGAAGTATGGTGCTGCTGCAGCACCATCAGCACCAAGAAGCCATGTCCATGCTGGTGGGTTTCAATTCATCCCTCAACAAGTTTTTCATGGAAGTGCTGTTGGTCATTTCATGGGGAATAATAGGAGTGGCTTTAGTGgcggttcttcttcttcttcttcttcttgttcctcGTTTGGATCTGTGGCAATGGCGCCAGTTTTTAACCCTTTGCTTGGAACCCCTTTGGTTGAGACCTCGAGATCAGAGCTCACTTCAATACCAAATCTTCACCACCATTCTCACCTTCATCAACCTCTTGATTTTTGCCTTAAG AAAACAAGGTTCAATAATGAGGAGAATGTGAATGGATCAAATGCAAGGAAGGAGAACCCTTTGATTATATGGAACAATGGTCCTAATTTTGTTGGATATGAAGCCCCAAACCTTGATGATAGGGAAGAAGTCACTGAGATTATTAAGAATGATGAAGCAGCTACTGATGAG GGTGTGGAAGTTGTTGCTGTTCACAGGAAGGGAAACTCAGTGTGTGGCAGAGTTTTCATGGAATATGAGTTTTTCCCAGGAAAAGATGGCAGAGGCACTTCTTCCAAGGAGCTGGAATTTCCCACAATTGCTGCTGCTGAAGCTGAAGCTTCCCCTATCActgttcctcctcctcctacTTCTACACCCTATAGAAAacttcctcctccttcttccaATTCCAACACCAACAACAACATTGATTTGTCTCTCAAGCTTTCTCGCTAG
- the LOC130943876 gene encoding universal stress protein PHOS32-like isoform X1, producing the protein MQHNQNVDIDPQLPEIKIHHPSAAVAASTPTPTAGARRKIGVAVDLSDESAHAVRWAVHHYIRPGDAVVLLHVSPTNVLFGADWGSIDLSINTDPVSEEEAVAAANHGGGDNRRKLEDDFDAFTASKAADLARPLREAQIPYKIHIVKDHDMKERLCLEVERLGLSAVIMGSRGFGAVRRGSDGKLGSVSDYCVHHCVCPVVVVRYPDDKDAEVAGSAAAGGGAPAAVAVVKEGEAVIKPVPHEHKKVGLEQRISWSQVIA; encoded by the exons atgcagcACAACCAAAATGTCGATATTGACCCTCAGCTCCCCGAAATCAAAATCCACCACCCTTCCGCCGCAGTCGCCGCATCCACCCCGACGCCCACTGCTGGCGCCCGCCGCAAGATCGGCGTAGCAGTCGACCTCTCCGATGAGAGCGCCCACGCCGTTCGCTGGGCGGTCCACCACTACATCCGCCCTGGAGACGCGGTCGTGCTCCTCCACGTCAGCCCTACCAACGTCCTATTCGGCGCCGATTGGGGCTCCATCGACCTCTCAATCAACACTGATCCCGTCTCCGAGGAGGAGGCCGTCGCTGCCGCTAACCATGGCGGCGGAGACAATCGTCGGAAGCTGGAGGACGACTTCGACGCGTTCACGGCGTCGAAGGCGGCGGATCTGGCTCGACCGCTTAGAGAGGCGCAGATTCCTTACAAGATACACATTGTGAAGGATCATGACATGAAGGAGAGGCTGTGTCTCGAGGTTGAGCGGTTAGGGCTCAGCGCCGTCATCATGGGAAGCAGGGGATTTGGCGCCGTCAGACGCGGCAGCGACGGGAAGCTCGGCAGCGTCAGTGATTATTGTGTTCATCACTGCGTCTGTCCCGTTGTGGTTGTACGGTATCCCGATGATAAGGACGCTGAGGTTGCTGGTAGCGCTGCTGCTGGAGGCGGTGCTCCTGCTGCAGTCGCGGTGGTTAAGGAAGGCGAGGCGGTGATCAAGCCGGTTCCGCATGAACATAAAAAAG TTGGTTTGGAACAGAGGATTAGCTGGAGCCAAGTCATTGCTTGA